TGGCGCCTGTATGTGCCCGAGAAGGAGACGTACACCCTCACCGTCGACGAGGAGACCCTGCCCGAGGGCGTGATCGTCGATGCCGCGCAGCTCCCCGAGGGCGCGCAGCCGATCGCGGGGACCACGGCGTCGTTCGAGGTCGAGTTCGGTCTCACCGGCACCAAGATCACCAACCTCTTCCTCGGCGAGGGCGAGCGGATCACCGTGTCGTTCATCGACCAGCTCGCCTCCCGACTCGTCGGCGGGCTGAACTTCGGCCTCCTCCTGGCGCTCGCCTCGATGGGCGCGGCGCTGATCTACGGCACGACCCGCCTGTCCAACTTCGCCCACGCCGAGATGGTCACCTGGGGCGGCCTGGTCGCCCTGGTCACCACCAGCTTCTGGCATCTGCCGCTGTGGCTCGGGATCACCGCGGCGGTGATCGGCGGAGGGCTCTTCGGCTGGGCACTCGACGCGGGCATCTGGCGGCCGCTGCGACGGCGCGGCCTGGGCATCGTCCAGCTCATGATCGTCAGCATCGGCCTCTCGCTCGCCTTGCGCTACGTGTTCCAGTACATGATCGGCGGCGGCACGCAGCAGCTGCCCGGCGCCAGCCCCGAGCCGATCCGCCTCGGCCCGATCTCGCTGTCGTACATCGACATGATCGCGATGGCGGTCAGCATCGTCGTCATCCTCGGAGTCGCGTGGTTCCTCACCAGGACCCGCATCGGAAAGGCGACGAGAGCCATCTCCGACAACCCGCAGCTCGCGGCGGCGTCGGGGATCGACGTCGACCGCGTCATCCGCTACGTCTGGATCCTGGCCGGCACCCTGGCCGCGATCTCCGGCATCCTCTGGGCGTACTTCCGCCCCGGCGTGAAGTGGGACATGGGCATGCAGATGCTCCTGCTCATCTTCGCGGCCATCACGCTCGGCGGGCTCGGCACCGCGTTCGGCGCCCTCGTCGGCTCGCTCATCGTGGGCATCGCGGTCGAGGTCTCCACGCTGTGGATCCCGTCCGACCTCAAGTACGCGAGCGCGCTCGTCGTCCTCATCGTCATCCTCCTGGTGAGGCCGCAGGGCCTGCTCGGACGCAAGGAAAGGTTGGGCTGACGATGGACTTCGGAAGCATCTTCTCCAACACGGCCGTCTACCTGTTCAGCCCCGTCACCATCGCGTACGCGCTGGCGGCGACCGGTCTGGCGGTGCACTTCGGCTACGCCGGTCTGCTCAACTTCGGCATGGCCGCGTTCATGGCGGTCGGCGGCTACGGCTACGCCATCTCCGTCCTCTCCTTCGGGCTCCCGTGGTGGGTGGGCATGCTCATCGGTCTCTGCGGCGGCGCCCTGTTCGCGATCCTCCTCGGCATCCCGACCCTGCGGCTCCGCGCCGACTACCTCGCCATCGCGACGATCGCGGCCGGAGAGATCGTGCGACTGCTGTTCACGACCCAGGTGTTCGACGAGTTCACGAACTCGGCCGACGGACTCGCGCAGTACAACGGCGGGTTCCGCGACGCGAACCCCTTCCCCCCGGGCACCTACGGCTTCGGGCCCTGGACCTACACCGCCAACGACCTCTGGAACCGCGTGTTCGGCGTGGTGCTGCTCGCGGTGTCGATCCTCGTGGTCTGGGCGCTGATGCGCAGCCCCTGGGGCCGCGTGCTCAAGGGCATCCGCGAGGACGAGGATGCCGTGCGCTCGCTCGGCAAGAACGTCTTCGCGTACAAGATGCAGGCGCTCGT
The sequence above is a segment of the Microbacterium sp. Root553 genome. Coding sequences within it:
- a CDS encoding branched-chain amino acid ABC transporter permease — protein: MDFGSIFSNTAVYLFSPVTIAYALAATGLAVHFGYAGLLNFGMAAFMAVGGYGYAISVLSFGLPWWVGMLIGLCGGALFAILLGIPTLRLRADYLAIATIAAGEIVRLLFTTQVFDEFTNSADGLAQYNGGFRDANPFPPGTYGFGPWTYTANDLWNRVFGVVLLAVSILVVWALMRSPWGRVLKGIREDEDAVRSLGKNVFAYKMQALVVGGIVGAAGGIVFVLPSAVVPGSYTTSLTFFLWTVLLLGGAATVFGPTLGAILFWVVFAFLANLLPSMAKAGLLPMSDSQASTLVFIFVGIALMLLVIFRPQGILGDKREMTFVK
- a CDS encoding branched-chain amino acid ABC transporter permease → MRWVIILLASLLAIAFLWLQPPSAASAEETDDGQEITDFYFAGVITFDDAPVEGVVMTIEGNGFEGETETDAEGKWRLYVPEKETYTLTVDEETLPEGVIVDAAQLPEGAQPIAGTTASFEVEFGLTGTKITNLFLGEGERITVSFIDQLASRLVGGLNFGLLLALASMGAALIYGTTRLSNFAHAEMVTWGGLVALVTTSFWHLPLWLGITAAVIGGGLFGWALDAGIWRPLRRRGLGIVQLMIVSIGLSLALRYVFQYMIGGGTQQLPGASPEPIRLGPISLSYIDMIAMAVSIVVILGVAWFLTRTRIGKATRAISDNPQLAAASGIDVDRVIRYVWILAGTLAAISGILWAYFRPGVKWDMGMQMLLLIFAAITLGGLGTAFGALVGSLIVGIAVEVSTLWIPSDLKYASALVVLIVILLVRPQGLLGRKERLG